Proteins encoded by one window of Nicotiana tabacum cultivar K326 chromosome 10, ASM71507v2, whole genome shotgun sequence:
- the LOC107773925 gene encoding uncharacterized protein LOC107773925 encodes MGCVSSKLFRNDFKQEILCKNGEDYTHHIVSLTSSTYGALNLDKVQNFTQNPLPCIKECVREVKKSPPRDVSHEVINTWELMEGLDEELVVPNSKISPKSRGFLRGFADIDARSSPLKFLNQMSSPRKLKKFGGKENKGKANGVGNFVGRSDFSPKSVLKESKKMQQSPWKMTPRLRNSKQESPNELKCDSLKVDSVVISSRRRSLSPLFDPQLVAAFEKELSEEEEQIKTMVSVTPLSRKARNSQEAESMLELFDEKCPPGGENAVVIYTTTLRGIRKTFEDCNTARAILESNDIQMFERDISMHSGYKEELRGLMGKKEVKVPLVFVKGRLIGGADEMVKLEEEGKLGILLDGIPRAVAACEGCAGIRFVMCMDCNGSRKVMAKDGKSTVKCGECNENGLIQCPICC; translated from the coding sequence ATGGGTTGTGTATCTTCCAAACTCTTCAGAAATGATTTCAAACAAGAAATTCTATGCAAAAATGGTGAAGATTACACTCACCATattgtgtccttaacttcaagtaCTTATGGTGCTTTAAATCTTGATAAAGTTCAAAACTTTACACAAAATCCACTTCCTTGTATTAAGGAATGTGTTAGAGAAGTCAAGAAATCGCCACCCCGCGATGTATCTCATGAAGTTATTAATACTTGGGAACTAATGGAAGGTCTAGATGAAGAATTAGTAGTTCCTAATTCCAAAATTAGCCCGAAATCTCGAGGTTTTTTACGTGGTTTTGCTGATATCGATGCTCGTAGTAGCCCGTTAAAGTTCTTGAATCAAATGAGTTCTCCTCGAAAGTTGAAGAAATTTGGAGGTAAAGAGAATAAAGGAAAGGCTAATGGAGTTGGTAATTTTGTTGGTCGATCGGATTTTAGCCCGAAAAGTGTCttgaaagaaagtaaaaaaatgCAGCAAAGTCCATGGAAAATGACACCAAGATTGAGAAATTCTAAGCAGGAGAGTCCGAATGAGTTGAAATGTGATAGTTTGAAGGTTGATTCTGTTGTGATTTCGTCGAGGAGGAGAAGTCTAAGCCCTCTATTCGATCCACAGCTCGTGGCAGCATTCGAGAAAGAACTATCCGAAGAAGAAGAACAGATCAAGACAATGGTTTCTGTAACACCACTTTCGCGAAAAGCTAGGAATTCGCAGGAAGCAGAATCTATGCTTGAATTATTCGACGAAAAATGCCCCCCGGGTGGTGAAAATGCAGTTGTAATTTACACAACTACATTAAGGGGTATAAGGAAAACATTTGAAGATTGTAATACTGCTAGAGCGATACTCGAATCGAATGATATACAGATGTTTGAGCGAGATATATCGATGCATTCGGGGTATAAGGAGGAATTGAGAGGGCTAATGGGTAAAAAAGAGGTGAAGGTTCCTTTAGTATTTGTGAAGGGAAGGTTGATAGGTGGAGCTGACGAAATGGTGAAGTTGGAGGAGGAGGGTAAATTGGGAATTTTACTCGATGGGATTCCGAGGGCGGTCGCTGCCTGCGAGGGCTGTGCCGGAATCCGGTTTGTTATGTGTATGGACTGCAATGGAAGTCGCAAAGTGATGGCTAAGGATGGGAAGAGTACTGTCAAATGTGGAGAGTGTAATGAGAATGGTTTGATCCAATGTCCTATTTGTTGTTAA